In Ruminococcaceae bacterium R-25, one genomic interval encodes:
- a CDS encoding MFS transporter encodes METKKGLTGKEKFAYGIGAVGKDMVYMLSASYVLYYFQDIMKTSAIAMGFILLIARVFDAFNDPIMGVIVAKTKTKWGKFRPWLLIGTITNAVILFLMFAAPPTLDGKGLIAYAAVTYILWGVTYTMMDIPYWSMIPAFTQGGKEREGLSALGRSCAGVGSAIVTILTVMAVTAIGSSLTAKSTTNITKQFSSDNTKINTYVIELDKDGNPTSNVIEYAEDKTDVSVTITGSERAFEDVYSFNNDNAKYEFTVNGINAETSKVEFVMDSETSGEAGLVFYVDSDSYNKISGSDSVKATLTMNSTLEVERVGFKYFSLIVGILFIVFIGITCLCIKEKSSVDMQTPSVKQMFKALLGNDQAMTVVITIVLFNTATYITSNLLIYFFKYDLAGSNWQGNYTLFNTFAGAMQILAMMLFFPLLRKVFDTIKIFYVGVFAAIGGYIILLALSLLGTKSVYPFFVPGFFIMGAVGILNVICTIFLANTCDYGELKNGRRDESVIFSMQTFVVKLASGIAALVASVCLTIFKIQEQSNTEMNLSVLLEKVSSIKNNVVETIDTSAVFGLRMVMTLTPIFVLVIALLIFKAKYILTDKKLDEITKELKSRS; translated from the coding sequence ATGGAAACTAAGAAAGGCTTAACCGGAAAAGAGAAATTTGCTTACGGTATCGGCGCCGTAGGTAAAGACATGGTCTATATGCTCTCAGCTTCTTATGTACTGTACTACTTCCAGGACATCATGAAGACGAGTGCCATCGCAATGGGATTTATCCTTCTCATTGCAAGAGTTTTCGATGCTTTTAACGATCCGATCATGGGTGTTATCGTCGCGAAAACAAAGACGAAGTGGGGCAAGTTCCGTCCATGGCTTTTGATCGGTACGATCACTAATGCCGTTATCTTATTCCTCATGTTCGCAGCTCCGCCGACACTGGACGGCAAGGGTCTTATCGCATATGCGGCAGTTACATATATCCTCTGGGGCGTTACTTATACCATGATGGATATTCCTTACTGGTCAATGATCCCCGCATTTACCCAGGGCGGTAAGGAAAGAGAAGGACTCTCGGCTCTCGGACGTTCCTGCGCAGGCGTAGGTTCTGCCATCGTAACTATTCTCACCGTTATGGCAGTTACTGCAATCGGTTCTTCGCTTACAGCCAAGAGCACGACAAACATCACCAAGCAGTTTTCATCTGACAATACAAAGATCAACACTTATGTTATCGAGCTCGATAAAGACGGCAACCCTACTTCAAATGTTATTGAATATGCTGAAGATAAGACTGACGTATCAGTTACGATCACAGGTTCTGAAAGAGCTTTCGAAGATGTTTATTCATTCAATAACGACAACGCAAAATACGAGTTTACAGTAAATGGCATTAATGCCGAAACTTCCAAAGTAGAGTTCGTTATGGACTCTGAGACTTCTGGCGAAGCAGGTCTCGTATTCTATGTCGATTCTGATTCTTATAACAAGATAAGCGGAAGCGATTCCGTTAAAGCAACTCTTACGATGAATTCCACTCTGGAAGTTGAGAGAGTCGGTTTTAAGTATTTCTCACTTATCGTCGGCATCCTCTTTATCGTCTTCATCGGCATCACCTGTCTCTGCATCAAGGAGAAGTCTTCTGTTGATATGCAGACACCTTCTGTTAAGCAGATGTTTAAAGCACTTTTGGGCAACGACCAGGCGATGACAGTAGTTATCACTATCGTTCTGTTTAACACTGCAACATATATCACGTCAAACCTTTTGATCTACTTTTTCAAGTACGACCTCGCAGGTTCCAACTGGCAGGGCAATTACACGCTGTTCAACACATTTGCCGGCGCAATGCAGATCCTTGCGATGATGCTCTTTTTCCCGCTCTTAAGAAAAGTATTCGACACGATCAAGATCTTCTATGTCGGCGTGTTTGCTGCGATCGGCGGATACATTATCCTTCTCGCTTTATCGCTTCTCGGAACAAAGAGCGTATATCCGTTCTTCGTACCCGGCTTCTTTATCATGGGCGCTGTAGGTATCCTGAACGTTATCTGCACGATATTCCTCGCTAACACATGCGACTATGGTGAACTTAAGAACGGCAGAAGAGACGAGTCAGTCATCTTCTCCATGCAGACATTCGTAGTTAAGCTCGCTTCAGGTATTGCAGCATTGGTTGCTTCCGTATGCCTTACGATCTTCAAGATCCAGGAGCAGAGCAATACTGAAATGAACTTAAGCGTTCTTCTGGAGAAAGTCTCAAGCATTAAGAATAACGTTGTTGAGACGATCGATACGAGCGCCGTATTCGGACTCAGAATGGTAATGACACTGACACCTATATTTGTCCTCGTAATTGCATTGCTTATATTCAAGGCAAAGTATATTCTGACAGATAAGAAGCTTGATGAAATCACTAAGGAACTCAAATCAAGGAGCTGA